From a region of the Archocentrus centrarchus isolate MPI-CPG fArcCen1 chromosome 18, fArcCen1, whole genome shotgun sequence genome:
- the LOC115797477 gene encoding CD276 antigen homolog, whose translation MLPQILQPSVSSIRVYSILVLHLLIDLNRGESQVVGAHQPIVALVDNDIILPCHVEPEKDVTAEILEWTRSDLTPKFVHVWRSGQDLVNTRNPSYRGRTSLFINELKNGNISLKLSRVKLSDEGTYECEVPLMDEKAFVKLVVASVAATSPVISLSGIDSNRGGVVLRCESAGWYPEPELLWLDGEGNLRSAGPTETLRGPDDLYTVSSRVTVEKRHSNNITCRVQQKIINQSRETRIHVLEDFFEVQSSSSSVTTGLAVCLALCIILLILASALLVYMKRRNMIKTKRTLEDCEDAPTEENREEEKLMKVDRLMAEVEKLKEEKQQLQHLVDAKEQKHKPSLGLGEKLLDLNTATTGSELEKNQEADKKLKDTEELNTTTVQQSESQSDESLRCFQEQNQSSSANQSPMRGDIILEEVERNGSYLCLKNISREDQFLGGWELKLQNSKQQPITFKFKGDYTLRAGRTLTLRIPATRNQNTDTDDLIWIDLENWSLDDSLKIDLISNTGEQHRLK comes from the exons ATGCTTCCCCAGATACTTCAACCTTCCGTTTCTTCAATCAGAGTCTACAGTATTTTGGTTCTCCATCTTCTAATAGACTTAAATCGAG GGGAGTCTCAGGTGGTTGGTGCACATCAACCAATAGTTGCATTAGTTGATAATGACATCATTCTCCCGTGTCACGTGGAGCCTGAAAAGGACGTGACAGCTGAGATCTTGGAGTGGACCAGGTCTGACTTGACGCCCAAATTTGTACATGTGTGGCGTTCTGGTCAGGATCTCGTGAACACAAGAAATCCTTCATACAGAGGAAGAACATCACTGTTCATCAATGAGCTGAAGAATGGAAACATTTCACTGAAACTCTCCAGAGTAAAACTCTCTGATGAAGGAACATATGAATGCGAGGTTCCTTTAATGGATGAAAAAGCTTTTGTTAAGCTTGTGGTTG CATCAGTTGCTGCCACCTCTCCTGTCATCAGTTTATCAGGGATTGACAGTAACAGAGGTGGAGTGGTGTTACGGTGTGAGTCTGCAGGCTGGTATCCAGagcctgagctgctgtggttggaCGGTGAGGGAAACCTCCGCTCTGCTGGACCTACAGAGACCCTCAGAGGTCCTGATGACCTCTATACTGTCAGCAGCAGAGTGACTGTGGAGAAGAGACACAGCAACAACATCACCTGCAGAGTCCAACAGAAGATCATCAACCAGAGCAGAGAGACACGCATACATGTTTTAG AGGATTTCTTTGAGGTCCAGTCCAGTTCTTCCTCAGTCACCACCGGTTTGGCTGTTTGTTTGGCTCTTTGCATCATCCTGTTAATTTTAGCATCTGCTCTTCTTGTATACATGAAGAGACGAAACATGATTA aaaccaaaagaacCCTCGAGGACTGTGAAGATGCTCCCACTGAAgaaaacagagaggaagagaagctCATGAAG GTGGATCGTCTCATGGCTGAAGTAGAAAAACTCAAagaggagaagcagcagctgcaacATTTGGTTGATGCCAAAGAACAAAAGCATAAGCCTTCATTG GGTCTCGGGGAGAAGTTGCTGGATCTGAATACAGCTACCACAGGCTCAGAG CTGGAGAAAAACCAGGAAGCTGACAAGAAGCTGAAGGACACTGAAGAACTGAATACAACAACAGTACAACAg tcagAGTCTCAGTCTGATGAATCTCTGAGATGTTTCCAGGAGCAGAATCAGAGcagctcagccaatcagagcccGATGAGAGGTGACATCATTCTGGAAGAGGTCGAGAGAAATGGCAGCTATCTCTGTCTCAAAAACATTTCCAGAGAG GATCAATTTTTGGGAGGTTGGGAGTTGAAACTACAGAACAGCAAACAACAACCCATAACATTCAAATTTAAAGGAGACTATACACTGAGAGCTGGGCGGACACTCACT TTACGGATACCGGCTACCAGAAACCAAAATACTGACACTGATGACCTGATCTGGATCGACCTGGAGAACTGGAGCCTGGATGACAGCCTGAAGATCGACCTCATCAGCAACACTGGAGAGCAGCACAGACTGAAGTGA